Proteins from a genomic interval of Streptomyces sp. NBC_00820:
- the pyk gene encoding pyruvate kinase, whose protein sequence is MRRAKIVCTLGPATDTYDQIKALVEAGMDVARFNLSHGTHAEHEERYQRVRKAADETGRSVGILADLQGPKIRLGRFTEGPVLLEPADTFTITVEDGAQGDRHQCGTTYAGLAADVTPGERILVDDGKVCLEVTTIDGPRIRTRVIEGGIVSDHKGLNLPGAAVSVPALSTKDEDDLRWALHTGFDTIALSFVRSGNDITPVHRIMDEQGRRLPVIAKIEKPQAVDNIDDIVAAFDGIMIARGDLGVEMPLEQVPIVQKRAIKLAKRNAKPVIVATQMLDSMIDNSRPTRAEASDVANAVIDGTDAVMLSGETSVGKHPVETVRTMSKIVTAAEEDILTKGLPPLTDRNKPRTQGGAVARAAAEMGDFLGAKFLVAFTQSGDTARRLSRYRSPIPLLAFTPEQATRSRLSLTWGVETFLGPHVDSTDAMVDQVDELLLRYGRCERGDAVVITAGSPPGVSGATNMVRVHHVGEDDSPK, encoded by the coding sequence ATGCGCCGAGCGAAAATCGTCTGCACACTGGGACCCGCCACCGACACGTACGACCAGATCAAAGCACTCGTCGAAGCCGGAATGGACGTCGCCCGCTTCAACCTCAGCCACGGCACCCACGCCGAACACGAGGAGCGGTACCAGCGCGTACGCAAAGCCGCCGACGAAACCGGCCGCAGCGTCGGAATCCTCGCCGACCTTCAAGGCCCGAAGATCCGCCTCGGCCGCTTCACCGAAGGCCCCGTACTCCTTGAACCCGCAGACACCTTCACCATCACCGTCGAAGACGGCGCCCAAGGCGACCGCCACCAATGCGGCACCACCTACGCCGGCCTCGCCGCCGACGTCACCCCAGGCGAACGCATCCTCGTCGACGACGGCAAAGTCTGCCTCGAAGTCACCACCATCGACGGCCCCCGCATCCGCACCCGCGTCATCGAAGGCGGCATCGTCTCCGACCACAAAGGCCTCAACCTCCCCGGCGCCGCCGTCTCCGTCCCCGCCCTCTCCACCAAAGACGAGGACGACCTCCGCTGGGCCCTGCACACCGGCTTCGACACCATCGCCCTCTCCTTCGTCCGCAGCGGAAACGACATCACCCCCGTCCACCGCATCATGGACGAACAAGGCCGACGCCTCCCCGTCATCGCCAAAATCGAAAAACCCCAGGCCGTCGACAACATCGACGACATCGTCGCAGCCTTCGACGGCATCATGATCGCCCGCGGCGACCTCGGCGTGGAAATGCCCCTCGAACAAGTCCCCATCGTCCAAAAACGCGCCATCAAACTCGCCAAACGCAACGCCAAACCCGTCATCGTCGCCACCCAAATGCTCGACTCGATGATCGACAACTCCCGCCCCACCCGCGCCGAAGCCTCCGACGTCGCCAACGCCGTCATCGACGGCACCGACGCCGTGATGCTCTCCGGCGAGACCAGCGTCGGCAAACACCCCGTCGAAACCGTCCGCACCATGTCGAAGATCGTCACAGCAGCCGAGGAAGACATCCTCACCAAAGGCCTCCCCCCACTGACCGACCGCAACAAACCCCGCACCCAGGGCGGCGCCGTCGCCAGAGCCGCCGCCGAGATGGGCGACTTCCTCGGCGCGAAGTTCCTCGTCGCCTTCACCCAGTCCGGCGACACCGCCCGCCGCCTCTCCCGCTACCGCTCCCCGATCCCCCTCCTCGCCTTCACCCCCGAGCAGGCCACCCGCTCCCGGCTCAGCCTCACCTGGGGTGTCGAAACGTTCCTGGGACCCCACGTGGACTCCACGGACGCGATGGTCGACCAGGTGGACGAACTGCTGCTCCGCTACGGCCGCTGCGAGAGGGGTGACGCCGTCGTGATCACGGCAGGCTCCCCTCCAGGGGTGTCCGGCGCCACGAACATGGTCCGCGTCCATCACGTCGGCGAGGACGACAGCCCGAAGTAG
- a CDS encoding SIMPL domain-containing protein — translation MTTAPTPAHGTPDAPLLTTRGHAELDAEPELARISVTVTARGRDRRTTLDDLTRRNTTALDLIKSYDQAVTHVSTGTLTLTPELSEHGRGERVRAYLGHVHLSAELTDFTALGELTTRLADQELTRVDGPWWSLRPGSPIHTQARQRAVADALQRAREYAESLGTTIAALIELTDTGTEPGRPAHAAYGRAARRAPLNGPAEPGGPAEPLDLEPPRLRVSAQVSARFTMRPPNL, via the coding sequence ATGACAACCGCGCCGACCCCCGCCCACGGCACCCCCGACGCCCCCCTCCTCACCACCCGCGGCCACGCCGAACTCGACGCCGAACCCGAACTCGCACGAATCAGCGTCACCGTCACCGCCCGCGGCCGCGACCGCCGCACCACCCTCGACGACCTCACCCGCCGCAACACCACCGCCCTCGACCTGATCAAGTCCTACGACCAGGCCGTCACCCACGTGTCCACCGGCACCCTCACCCTCACCCCGGAACTCTCCGAACACGGCCGCGGCGAACGCGTCCGCGCCTACCTCGGCCACGTCCACCTCAGCGCCGAACTCACCGACTTCACCGCCCTCGGCGAACTCACCACCCGCCTCGCCGACCAGGAACTCACCCGCGTCGACGGCCCCTGGTGGTCCCTGCGCCCCGGCTCACCCATACACACCCAGGCCCGGCAACGCGCCGTCGCCGACGCCCTCCAGCGAGCCCGCGAATACGCCGAATCCCTGGGCACCACGATCGCCGCACTCATCGAACTCACCGACACCGGAACAGAACCCGGCCGCCCGGCCCACGCGGCCTACGGACGCGCCGCTCGCCGGGCCCCCCTGAACGGCCCCGCCGAACCCGGAGGCCCCGCCGAACCCCTCGACCTCGAACCCCCGCGCCTGCGCGTGAGCGCACAGGTCAGCGCGCGATTCACCATGCGACCCCCGAACCTGTGA
- a CDS encoding lysine N(6)-hydroxylase/L-ornithine N(5)-oxygenase family protein: protein MTHPPHHQPDTPRDLVGIGIGPCNLSLAALAHPLTLDTVFYEQRPDFHWHPGLLIDGATIQVPFLADLVTLADPTNPWSFLNYLKTRERLFPFYFAEHLHIQRAEYDAYCRWVSHHLPALRFHHQVDAIRWNPERTLFEVDYTQLDTDGEATALGRTYTRNIALGIGTTPHIPEPLKPLADTPGVPVIHATDYLDHRTTLLTADHVTVVGSGQSGAEIFLDLLRHRPAGQEKLHWIGRTTAFAPMEYSKLGLEHFTPDHTRYFHALTEPVRDRLITAQWQLHKGIDARTLAAIHDELYRRTLHGGWPDAVLTPGVRVRTAGRLATTKVELHLEHLQQGSRSRLTTDAVVLATGHHQRPFGPLLAGLDPYLRRDNSERPRIDEEFRLVLDPTITSTGCNIYVQNAELHTHGVGAPDLGLAAWRSATILNTLTGNEPYPLPTRTAFTTFGLQQPTPRVPEARQARQLTPLTDSR, encoded by the coding sequence ATGACCCACCCCCCACACCACCAGCCCGACACCCCCCGCGACCTCGTCGGCATCGGCATCGGCCCCTGCAACCTCTCCCTCGCCGCCCTCGCCCACCCCCTCACCCTCGACACCGTCTTCTACGAACAACGCCCCGACTTCCACTGGCACCCCGGCCTCCTCATCGACGGCGCCACCATCCAAGTCCCCTTCCTCGCCGACCTCGTCACCCTCGCCGACCCCACCAACCCCTGGAGCTTCCTCAACTACCTCAAAACCCGCGAACGCCTCTTCCCCTTCTACTTCGCCGAACACCTCCACATCCAACGCGCCGAATACGACGCCTACTGCCGCTGGGTCTCCCACCACCTCCCCGCCCTCCGCTTCCACCACCAGGTCGACGCCATCCGCTGGAACCCCGAACGCACCCTCTTCGAAGTCGACTACACCCAACTCGACACCGACGGCGAAGCCACAGCCCTCGGCCGCACCTACACCCGCAACATCGCCCTCGGCATCGGCACCACCCCCCACATCCCCGAACCCCTCAAACCCCTCGCCGACACCCCCGGCGTCCCCGTCATCCACGCCACCGACTACCTCGACCACCGCACCACCCTCCTCACCGCCGACCACGTCACCGTCGTCGGCTCAGGACAATCCGGCGCCGAGATCTTCCTCGACCTGCTCCGCCACCGCCCCGCCGGCCAGGAAAAACTCCACTGGATCGGCCGCACCACCGCCTTCGCCCCCATGGAGTACTCCAAACTCGGCCTCGAACACTTCACCCCCGACCACACCCGCTACTTCCACGCCCTCACCGAACCCGTCCGCGACCGCCTCATCACCGCCCAGTGGCAACTGCACAAAGGCATCGACGCCCGCACCCTCGCCGCCATCCACGACGAGCTCTACCGCCGCACCCTCCACGGCGGCTGGCCCGACGCCGTCCTCACCCCCGGCGTCCGCGTCCGCACCGCAGGCCGCCTCGCCACCACCAAAGTCGAACTCCACCTCGAACACCTCCAGCAAGGCAGCCGCTCCCGCCTCACCACCGACGCCGTCGTCCTCGCCACCGGCCACCACCAACGCCCCTTCGGCCCACTCCTCGCCGGACTCGACCCCTACCTCCGCCGCGACAACAGCGAACGCCCCCGCATCGACGAAGAGTTCCGACTCGTCCTCGACCCCACCATCACCAGCACCGGCTGCAACATCTACGTCCAGAACGCCGAACTCCACACCCACGGCGTCGGCGCCCCCGACCTCGGCCTCGCCGCCTGGCGCAGCGCCACCATCCTCAACACCCTCACCGGAAACGAGCCCTACCCCCTCCCCACCCGAACCGCCTTCACCACCTTCGGACTCCAACAACCCACCCCCCGAGTCCCCGAAGCCCGCCAAGCCAGACAACTCACCCCACTCACCGACAGCAGGTGA
- a CDS encoding pyridoxal phosphate-dependent decarboxylase family protein gives MSTPPLASGPHGPDALRPLLDTVLDALTTGTHARGGPLPAGGPETVTTRITQALGELLPDQGDPDALRTLVHALAEGAADPAHPLCAAHLHCPPLAVATAADLAAAALNPSLDSWDQAPAASALETQVTRALAHEIGLTDALITTGGTESNQLALLLARETHNATLRLVCGANAHHSLPRAAWLLGLPDPVILPTPDGTLDPTTLDTALTTHPGPHLVAATAGTTDAGLIDPLPQIAAVCATHHARLHIDAAYGGSLALSNDHRHHLAGLQAAHTVTLDLHKIGWQPVAAGLLAVAHPHELTALHQRADYLNADDDTEAGLPDLLHRSLRTTRRPDVLKIAVTLKTLGRNGLTTLIDQICAHAHHLATLVQNHPRLELYREPTLTTVLFRPTGADDTTVAAIRRTLLHNGRAVLGRARLDDRLWLKATLLNPHTRPDDLAHLLELVEGHTPA, from the coding sequence ATGAGCACGCCACCCCTCGCCTCAGGACCCCACGGCCCCGACGCACTGCGACCACTGCTGGACACCGTCCTCGACGCACTCACCACCGGCACACACGCCCGAGGCGGACCACTGCCGGCCGGCGGACCCGAAACCGTCACCACCCGCATCACCCAAGCCCTCGGCGAACTCCTGCCGGACCAAGGCGACCCCGACGCCCTGCGCACCCTCGTCCACGCCCTCGCCGAAGGCGCCGCAGACCCCGCCCACCCCCTCTGCGCCGCCCACCTGCACTGCCCACCCCTCGCCGTCGCCACCGCCGCCGACCTCGCCGCCGCCGCCCTCAACCCCTCCCTCGACTCCTGGGACCAAGCCCCCGCCGCCTCCGCCCTCGAAACCCAGGTCACCCGCGCCCTCGCCCACGAGATCGGCCTCACCGACGCCCTCATCACCACCGGCGGCACCGAGTCCAATCAACTCGCCCTGCTCCTCGCCCGCGAAACCCACAACGCCACCCTCCGACTCGTCTGCGGCGCCAACGCCCACCACTCCCTGCCCCGCGCCGCCTGGCTCCTCGGCCTCCCCGACCCCGTCATCCTCCCCACCCCCGACGGCACCCTCGACCCCACCACCCTCGACACCGCCCTCACCACACACCCCGGCCCCCACCTCGTCGCCGCCACCGCAGGCACCACCGACGCCGGACTCATCGACCCCCTGCCCCAGATCGCCGCCGTCTGCGCCACCCACCACGCCCGCCTGCACATCGACGCCGCCTACGGCGGAAGCCTCGCCCTCAGCAACGACCACCGCCACCACCTCGCCGGACTCCAAGCCGCCCACACCGTCACCCTCGACCTGCACAAAATCGGCTGGCAACCCGTCGCCGCCGGCCTCCTCGCCGTCGCCCACCCCCACGAACTCACCGCCCTGCACCAACGCGCCGACTACCTCAACGCCGACGACGACACCGAAGCAGGCCTCCCCGACCTCCTCCACCGCTCCCTACGCACCACCCGCCGACCCGACGTCCTCAAGATCGCCGTCACCCTCAAAACCCTCGGCCGCAACGGCCTCACCACCCTCATCGACCAGATCTGCGCCCACGCCCACCACCTCGCCACCCTCGTCCAGAACCACCCCCGCCTCGAGCTCTACCGCGAACCCACCCTCACCACCGTCCTCTTCCGGCCCACCGGCGCCGACGACACCACCGTCGCCGCGATACGCCGCACACTCCTCCACAACGGCCGAGCCGTCCTCGGCCGAGCCCGGCTCGACGACCGCCTCTGGCTCAAAGCCACCCTCCTCAACCCCCACACCCGACCGGACGACCTCGCACACCTGCTCGAACTCGTCGAAGGACACACCCCCGCATGA
- the pepN gene encoding aminopeptidase N codes for MSVLTRDEAQLRAQLLDVHHYSVELDLTTGDDTFDSRTEIRFTARADGDTFVELKPAELRTVTLDGQPLDPADLHDGRLPLKNLDPGEHELRVDATMRYSRTGEGMHRFTDPTDGETYVYTQMFMDDVQRIFAAFDQPDLKAVFDLTVTAPEGWTVLANGVTEHLGQGRWRAATTPLISTYLVAVAAGPWHSVTTEHRGLPFGIHCRRSLAPHLDADADEILDITRACFDRYHEKFEEPYPFDSYDQAFVPEFNAGAMENPGLVTFRDDFVYRSAVTDTERQTRAMVIAHEMAHMWFGDLVTLQWWDDIWLNESFAEYMGYQTTLEATRFTQPWVEFGVTRKAWGYDADQRPSTHPVAPEAVDDTASALLNFDGISYAKGASALRQLVAWLGEKDFLAGINIHFQRHRFANATLADFIDSLAAATERDVHAWADAWLRTTGVDTLTPVITATDTTDGTRTLTVDRTGSRPHRVTAGLYDRDLTDEGRLTLRERIDLDIPQTTPQPLGKRPALLLLNDGDLTYAKVRFDTDSFEAIRTGLSALPDPLTRAVIWNALRDAVRDGELPPAAYLDTARAHLPLETDLALVQGVLAFASTHIADRYLAPEDRPAALTTLGDLCRDLMRRTEDGDNPGLRLVAVRHFIDVAAHPDTIAAWLTDGTVPGGPELDPELRWRILARLAVLGAVDETAIAAELTRDPSASGQEGAAHCRAALPDPDAKRAAWNAMFAGDDLSNYLFAATAKGFWQPEQADLVREYVPRYYQDALPVAARRGPAIAMAAGRWAFPRHAVDTEHLALGHACLEDADPVPALRRTLGDELDDLARALRVRGA; via the coding sequence ATGTCCGTACTCACGCGCGACGAAGCGCAGCTCCGAGCACAGCTCCTCGACGTCCACCACTACTCCGTCGAACTCGACCTCACCACCGGGGACGACACCTTCGACTCCCGCACCGAGATCCGGTTCACCGCACGGGCCGACGGGGACACGTTCGTCGAGCTGAAGCCGGCCGAGCTGCGCACCGTCACGCTCGACGGACAGCCCCTCGACCCGGCCGACCTCCACGACGGCCGCCTCCCGCTGAAGAACCTCGACCCCGGCGAACACGAACTGCGCGTCGACGCCACCATGCGCTACTCCCGCACCGGCGAAGGCATGCACCGCTTCACCGACCCCACCGACGGCGAGACCTACGTCTACACCCAGATGTTCATGGACGACGTCCAGCGCATCTTCGCCGCCTTCGACCAGCCCGACCTCAAGGCCGTCTTCGACCTCACCGTGACCGCCCCCGAAGGCTGGACCGTCCTCGCCAACGGCGTCACCGAACACCTCGGACAGGGCCGCTGGCGCGCCGCCACCACCCCCCTCATCTCCACCTACCTCGTCGCCGTCGCCGCCGGCCCCTGGCACTCCGTCACCACCGAACACCGCGGCCTGCCCTTCGGCATCCACTGCCGCCGCTCACTGGCCCCCCACCTCGATGCCGACGCCGACGAGATCCTCGACATCACCCGCGCCTGCTTCGACCGCTACCACGAGAAGTTCGAGGAGCCCTACCCCTTCGACTCCTACGACCAGGCGTTCGTCCCCGAGTTCAACGCCGGCGCCATGGAGAACCCCGGCCTCGTCACCTTCCGCGACGACTTCGTCTACCGCTCCGCCGTCACCGACACCGAACGCCAGACCCGCGCCATGGTCATCGCCCACGAGATGGCCCACATGTGGTTCGGCGACCTCGTCACCCTCCAGTGGTGGGACGACATCTGGCTCAACGAGTCCTTCGCCGAGTACATGGGCTACCAGACCACCCTCGAAGCCACCCGCTTCACCCAGCCCTGGGTCGAGTTCGGCGTCACCCGCAAGGCCTGGGGCTACGACGCCGACCAGCGCCCCTCCACCCACCCCGTCGCCCCCGAAGCCGTCGACGACACCGCCTCCGCCCTCCTCAACTTCGACGGCATCTCCTACGCCAAGGGCGCCTCCGCCCTACGCCAACTCGTCGCCTGGCTCGGCGAGAAGGACTTCCTCGCCGGCATCAACATCCACTTCCAGCGCCACCGGTTCGCCAACGCCACCCTCGCCGACTTCATCGACTCCCTCGCCGCCGCCACCGAACGCGACGTCCACGCCTGGGCCGACGCCTGGCTGCGCACCACCGGCGTCGACACCCTCACCCCCGTCATCACCGCCACCGACACCACCGACGGCACCCGCACCCTCACCGTCGACCGCACCGGCAGCCGCCCGCACCGCGTCACCGCAGGCCTCTACGACCGCGACCTCACCGACGAAGGCCGCCTCACCCTGCGCGAACGCATCGACCTCGACATCCCCCAGACCACCCCCCAACCCCTCGGCAAACGCCCCGCACTCCTCCTGCTCAACGACGGCGACCTCACCTACGCCAAGGTCCGCTTCGACACCGACTCCTTCGAAGCGATCCGCACCGGGCTCTCCGCACTGCCCGACCCCCTCACCCGCGCCGTCATCTGGAACGCCCTCAGGGACGCCGTCCGCGACGGCGAACTCCCGCCCGCCGCCTACCTGGACACCGCCCGCGCCCACCTCCCCCTGGAAACCGACCTCGCCCTCGTCCAGGGCGTCCTCGCCTTCGCCTCCACCCACATCGCCGACCGCTACCTCGCCCCCGAAGACCGCCCCGCCGCCCTCACCACCCTCGGCGACCTCTGCCGCGACCTCATGCGCCGCACCGAGGACGGCGACAACCCCGGCCTGCGCCTGGTCGCCGTACGGCACTTCATCGACGTCGCCGCCCACCCCGACACCATCGCCGCCTGGCTCACCGACGGCACCGTCCCCGGCGGCCCCGAACTCGACCCCGAACTGCGCTGGCGCATCCTCGCCCGACTCGCCGTACTCGGCGCCGTCGACGAAACCGCCATCGCCGCCGAACTCACCCGCGACCCCTCCGCCAGCGGCCAGGAAGGCGCCGCCCACTGCCGCGCCGCCCTCCCCGACCCCGACGCCAAACGCGCCGCCTGGAACGCCATGTTCGCCGGCGACGACCTCTCCAACTACCTCTTCGCCGCCACCGCCAAGGGCTTCTGGCAACCCGAACAAGCCGACCTCGTACGGGAATACGTACCCCGCTACTACCAGGACGCGCTCCCCGTCGCCGCCCGCCGCGGCCCCGCCATCGCCATGGCCGCCGGCCGCTGGGCCTTCCCCCGCCACGCCGTCGACACCGAACACCTCGCCCTCGGCCACGCCTGCCTCGAAGACGCCGACCCCGTACCCGCCCTGCGCCGCACCCTCGGCGACGAACTCGACGACCTCGCACGAGCCCTGCGCGTACGAGGCGCCTGA
- a CDS encoding chorismate mutase, giving the protein MTLSNTGTGDVDPAVREELERLRASIDNIDAAVVHMLAERFKATQQVGRLKALHQLPPADPAREARQIARLRDLAESARLDPAFAEKFLNFIVAEVIRHHERIAEDTANGQPAPTD; this is encoded by the coding sequence ATGACCCTCAGCAACACCGGTACCGGTGACGTCGACCCCGCCGTCCGCGAGGAGCTGGAGCGGCTGCGCGCGAGCATCGACAACATCGACGCGGCCGTCGTCCACATGCTGGCCGAACGGTTCAAGGCCACCCAGCAGGTCGGCCGCCTCAAGGCCCTCCACCAGCTCCCGCCCGCCGACCCCGCGCGCGAGGCCCGCCAGATCGCCCGCCTGCGCGACCTCGCCGAAAGCGCCCGCCTCGACCCCGCCTTCGCCGAGAAGTTCCTGAACTTCATCGTCGCCGAGGTGATCCGGCACCACGAGCGCATCGCCGAGGACACCGCCAACGGACAGCCCGCGCCGACCGACTGA
- a CDS encoding rhomboid family intramembrane serine protease produces MTAESAVTTCFRHPKVESHVRCTRCDRYICPDCMREASVGHQCVECVKEGARSIRQARTAFGGRITTLPLVTYVLVGLNVLAYLAQLARPSVTDRFAMLGAGLKGPDGGHYLWQYPYDPVLRPEGLAGGEWERLLTGAFLHMPPTEGIGVLHIVMNMASLLSIGRVVETQLGRVRYLALYLLSALGGSVLVLLIAPDELTLGASGAVFGLGAAYWVMGRRLGYDMRAVNQYMTGLLLWLVISAWMTSWQGHLGGLLAGGVVTLAYAYAPRDGRRTLIQAGACVALLALLLVLVWVKVSGFTGGAVA; encoded by the coding sequence GTGACCGCCGAGTCCGCCGTGACCACGTGTTTCCGTCATCCCAAGGTGGAGTCGCACGTCCGCTGCACCCGCTGTGACCGCTACATATGCCCCGACTGCATGCGTGAGGCCTCCGTCGGCCACCAGTGCGTGGAGTGCGTGAAGGAGGGGGCGCGGTCGATCCGGCAGGCGCGGACGGCGTTCGGGGGCCGGATCACGACACTGCCGCTGGTGACGTACGTCCTGGTCGGGCTGAACGTGCTCGCCTATCTGGCGCAGCTGGCCCGGCCGTCGGTCACGGACCGGTTCGCGATGCTGGGCGCGGGGCTCAAGGGCCCTGACGGCGGGCACTACTTGTGGCAGTACCCGTACGACCCGGTGCTGCGGCCCGAGGGCCTGGCGGGAGGCGAGTGGGAGCGGTTGCTGACCGGCGCGTTCCTGCACATGCCGCCGACCGAGGGCATCGGGGTGCTGCACATCGTGATGAACATGGCGTCGCTGCTGAGCATCGGCCGGGTGGTGGAGACGCAGTTGGGCCGCGTGCGCTATCTCGCGCTGTACCTGCTGTCGGCGCTCGGCGGTTCGGTCCTCGTGCTGCTGATCGCGCCGGACGAGCTGACGCTCGGCGCGTCCGGGGCCGTGTTCGGTCTGGGTGCCGCCTACTGGGTCATGGGGCGTCGGCTCGGGTACGACATGCGGGCGGTCAACCAGTACATGACGGGCCTGCTGTTGTGGCTGGTGATCTCGGCGTGGATGACGTCCTGGCAGGGGCACCTCGGCGGTCTGCTGGCGGGCGGGGTCGTCACGCTGGCCTACGCCTACGCGCCCCGGGACGGGCGCCGCACGCTGATCCAGGCGGGGGCCTGTGTGGCGCTGCTGGCGCTGTTGCTGGTCCTGGTCTGGGTGAAGGTGTCGGGTTTCACGGGCGGGGCCGTCGCGTAG